One window of Medicago truncatula cultivar Jemalong A17 chromosome 2, MtrunA17r5.0-ANR, whole genome shotgun sequence genomic DNA carries:
- the LOC11441843 gene encoding protein spotted leaf 11 gives MSNTSSSSSIWVLSNIKLQFFTRIKRFLQSKATRKRCESSDYLNKEKSRAEQSNIEQNMVENIETVQVIEKHKEEEEVVEETEILLQKTVKMLHFGSWEEKEIAAKEIESLVKEDVKVRKLITELGVVPVLVSMVASQVVSHRRAGLTALIYLADGTYTNKAMIVEAGILSKLPKTIDLVDESTISEFAELLLSLSSLANTQYPFPSLDFLPVIKDILKKDMTFDTKRSCLGALYNLSTMLENASPLVSYGLVPILLELSLVKEISEKALATLGNLLVTLMGKKAIENNSMVPQNFVEILSWEDKPKCQELSVYILMILAHQSSSQRDKMAQARIVPILLEVVLLGSPLAQKRAMKLLQWFKDERQIKMGPHSGPQTPRFGMGSPLNQRDTNEGKKLMKSLVKQSLHKNLEIITQRANANGESSKLKSLVISTSSKSLPY, from the exons ATGTCAAATACTTCATCGTCTTCTTCTATTTGGGTACTCTCTAACATAAAGCTTCAATTCTTTACTCGTATCAAACGGTTTCTTCAATCCAAAGCAACCCGAAAGCGCTGTGAATCCTCCGATTatttaaacaaagaaaaaagcaGAGCTGAACAGAGCAACATTGAACAGAACATGGTTGAAAATATTGAAACAGTGCAAGTTATAGAGAAGCataaggaggaggaggaggtggtggaagAAACTGAAATTTTGCTGCAAAAGACAGTGAAGATGCTTCACTTTGGAAGCTGGGAAGAGAAGGAGATAGCTGCAAAAGAGATTGAAAGTTTAGTTAAAGAAGATGTTAAGGTTAGAAAGTTGATAACAGAACTTGGAGTGGTGCCGGTTTTGGTATCTATGGTGGCGTCACAGGTGGTTAGTCACCGGAGAGCAGGGTTGACGGCGTTGATTTACCTAGCTGATGGAACTTACAC GAACAAGGCTATGATAGTGGAGGCAGGAATACTATCCAAATTACCTAAGACAATTGACCTTGTAGATGAGTCAACCATAAGTGAGTTTGCAGAGTTActtttatcattatcatcacTTGCAAACACTCAATACCCTTTTCCTTCATTAGATTTCCTTCCAGTTATTAAAGACATTCTTAAAAAAGACATGACTTTTGATACCAAAAGATCATGTTTAGGAGCCTTGTACAACCTTTCAACAATGTTAGAAAATGCAAGCCCTTTAGTTTCTTATGGTCTTGTCCCAATCCTCTTAGAACTTTCTTTAGTCAAAGAAATTTCAGAAAAAGCTCTTGCTACTTTAGGTAACTTGTTGGTCACGTTAATGGGTAAAAAAGCAATAGAGAACAACTCAATGGTGCCACAAAATTTTGTTGAGATTTTGTCATGGGAAGATAAACCAAAATGTCAAGAGTTGTCGGTttatattttgatgattttagcACATCAAAGTTCATCACAAAGAGATAAAATGGCACAAGCTAGGATTGTTCCTATACTTCTTGAAGTTGTTTTATTGGGGAGTCCTTTAGCTCAAAAGAGAGCAATGAAACTATTGCAATGGTTTAAGGATGAAAGACAAATAAAGATGGGACCACATTCTGGTCCACAAACACCAAGATTTGGAATGGGGTCACCATTAAatcaaagagatacaaatgaaGGGAAGAAATTGATGAAGAGTTTGGTGAAACAAAGCTTGCATAAGAATTTGGAAATAATAACTCAAAGGGCAAATGCAAATGGGGAGTCCTCCAAACTCAAGTCATTGGTTATTAGCACAAGTTCCAAGAGCTTGCCTTATTAA
- the LOC11425915 gene encoding transcription factor bHLH106 isoform X2, translating into MDSSSDISRILFNATSYRFGASNETSRGGFVSTNSLVLDSEKGELVKSPPIINGEKKICDANKTLVALKNHREAERKRRNRINGHLAKLRALVPSSPKMDKATLLAEVIRQVKHLKKNADEASKGYSIPTDDDEVKVEPYENGGSFLYKASISCDYRPELLSDLRQTLDKLQLQLALSSVLERASTSMDYSLRTPRPCKQMQQTSTMSCNHEFCSC; encoded by the exons ATGGATTCTAGCTCTGATATTTCGAGGATACTATTCAATGCCACTTCATATAGATTTGGTGCTTCAAATGAGACTTCAAGAGGTGGGTTTGTATCAACAAACTCATTGGTTTTGGATAGTGAGAAAGGAGAATTAGTGAAGTCCCCTCCAATAATTAATGGAGAGAAAAAGATTTGTGATGCTAACAAAACTTTAGTGGCTTTGAAGAATCATAGGGAAGCAGAGAGGAAGAGAAGAAACAGAATTAATGGTCATCTTGCTAAACTCCGTGCACTAGTGCCCTCCTCTCCAAAG ATGGACAAAGCAACTTTACTAGCTGAGGTTATTAGGCAAGTGAagcatttgaaaaaaaatgcagaTGAAGCAAGCAAAGGTTATTCAATTCCAACAGACGATGATGAAGTGAAAGTTGAACCATATGAAAATGGTGGATCATTTCTTTACAAAGCATCTATCAGCTGCGATTATCGACCAGAACTTCTATCTGATCTAAGACAAACTCTTGATAAACTTCAACTACAATTG GCACTGAGTTCTGTACTGGAAAGGGCTTCTACCTCGATGGACTACTCGTTAAGAACACCACGTCCTTGCAAACAGATGCAGCAGACATCTACTATGTCATGCAACCATGAATTTTGCTCTTGTTGA
- the LOC11425915 gene encoding transcription factor bHLH106 isoform X1, which yields MDSSSDISRILFNATSYRFGASNETSRGGFVSTNSLVLDSEKGELVKSPPIINGEKKICDANKTLVALKNHREAERKRRNRINGHLAKLRALVPSSPKMDKATLLAEVIRQVKHLKKNADEASKGYSIPTDDDEVKVEPYENGGSFLYKASISCDYRPELLSDLRQTLDKLQLQLVREEISTLGDRVKNEFVYTCCKVDIYDIELCPLIASNVHQALSSVLERASTSMDYSLRTPRPCKQMQQTSTMSCNHEFCSC from the exons ATGGATTCTAGCTCTGATATTTCGAGGATACTATTCAATGCCACTTCATATAGATTTGGTGCTTCAAATGAGACTTCAAGAGGTGGGTTTGTATCAACAAACTCATTGGTTTTGGATAGTGAGAAAGGAGAATTAGTGAAGTCCCCTCCAATAATTAATGGAGAGAAAAAGATTTGTGATGCTAACAAAACTTTAGTGGCTTTGAAGAATCATAGGGAAGCAGAGAGGAAGAGAAGAAACAGAATTAATGGTCATCTTGCTAAACTCCGTGCACTAGTGCCCTCCTCTCCAAAG ATGGACAAAGCAACTTTACTAGCTGAGGTTATTAGGCAAGTGAagcatttgaaaaaaaatgcagaTGAAGCAAGCAAAGGTTATTCAATTCCAACAGACGATGATGAAGTGAAAGTTGAACCATATGAAAATGGTGGATCATTTCTTTACAAAGCATCTATCAGCTGCGATTATCGACCAGAACTTCTATCTGATCTAAGACAAACTCTTGATAAACTTCAACTACAATTGGTAAGGGAAGAAATATCAACTTTGGGAGACAGGGTTAAGAATGAATTTGTCTACACATGTTGTAAAGTAGACATTTATGATATTGAACTATGTCCACTTATTGCAAGTAATGTTCATCAGGCACTGAGTTCTGTACTGGAAAGGGCTTCTACCTCGATGGACTACTCGTTAAGAACACCACGTCCTTGCAAACAGATGCAGCAGACATCTACTATGTCATGCAACCATGAATTTTGCTCTTGTTGA